The Nocardia vinacea genome contains the following window.
GACGCCATTCACGCCGATAATTGGCTGCCCGGATATCTGCCGTGGTTCGCGGGCGGCATGTTGCTCGCCGAGCTCGTCGACAATAGCGATCAGCTATCACCGCGGCTTCGGCTGCTCGCCAATCAGCCGGTGATGTGGAGCATCGCGCTGGTCGCGTTCCTGATCTCCGCCACCGACCTGGGCGGTCCCGCCGGGCTGACGCGAGCCGAGCCCTGGCAGTACGCGGCGAAGATGGGTTTCGGCACGATCATCGGTTTCGCGCTGCTCGCTCCGCTGGTGCTGCGCCCGCCCGGCGCGCGTCCACATCGCTGGTTGGAATCCGGGGTCGGCGCGATGATCGGGCGCTGGTCCTACGGCATCTTCCTCTGGCATCTCGCGGTGCTCTCGGTGGTGTTCCCGATTTTCGGAATCCTGCCGTTCGGTGGCAACTTCGGCAAGGTGCTCATCCTGACGATCGCGATCACCCTCCCGATCGCCGCGGCCAGCTATGCGCTCATCGAGGAACCGGCGCGCCGGTTCGCGCGTGATCGCGATCGCGCCAAGGCGGCGCGCTCGGCTACGGCTGATGCGACCGTGACGGAAGCGCGCGACGAGACGATTGGCTGACCGATTCGGGCCCGCGGCAAGTGAATTGTTCACGCTCGGTGACTGTCAGCGGGTGACTGCGGGGCTCGGCGTCGCGCCTGTGGCAAGTGAATTGTTCACGCTCGGTGACTGTGAGCGGGTGGCCGCAGGGCTCGGTGTCGCGCAATCGGGCGGTTGTGGGAGTGATCAGCTGTCGAGCTGGCGGCGGATGTCGAGCAGATGGTGCCGGAGCTCGTGCAGCGTGTGCAGGGCGAGCCAACGCAGTGGACGTTCCTGGCGCTGCGGGAAGTTGTAGATGATGCTCCGGTCCCAGTCCGCGCGTGTCAGCCGATCGAGGACGTTGGCGAAGAGCAGGGCCGCATCGTCGAGTTGTCGGGCGACATCGGCCGGCTGCTGCTCGTTGTACCCGTCGTGCTCGACGCGTTCATCGCGACCCATCGGCTCGAGCGCCGGAGTATCGACCCGGCGCGCGAGCAACACCCGTTCCCGTTGGGCGAGTAGGACATCCCGCACATGGCAGGCATACTCCAACGGCGACCACACATCCGGCGCGGTGCGCTGCCGAAGCACCCGACCGCCACCGGCGAGCAGTGCCGCGTATTCCGCTGCGTGGCCCCTGGTCAGCGCCGACACCTCGGGAACCAAGGCCGGGTGGTACTCGAATCCGCACTCCGCGCAGTCCGTCACCTATTCGAGGCTATTCCCTCAGCGATGGTCACGCCGGACGGGCAGCGCGGCAATGCCGACGGCGATCACGGCGAGCAGTGCGGGTATTTGCACCCACAGCGAGCCGCCCATGTATCCGCCTGCGGCGCGCCATGGTCCGGTGGACAGGGCTGCCGCCGCGGTGGCGGTGCCGAGGCCCGCGACGGCGGTGAGGACTTTCGGCTTCATCCGTGCGGAGAACCGAGTGGCGGCGAGCGCGACCACCGTCAGTACGGTGCCGACCGGTCCGGCGATGACTGTGGCGACAGCAGCGATTCCGACCGCGCCGAGAATGCGATTGCCCCAGGTGGTCGGAGGCGATGCGCCGTCGCCGGTTTGATCGGCTGCGCGCACGTTGGAGTCGGCACGGCTGCGCGTACCAGGCGGATTTCGAGTGGCGTCTGTGCCCGCGGGTGAATTCGGCTCCGGCCCAACTTTTACCGGGATCCGGCGCTTGCGGGGGATGGCGATCAGGATCAGCGGGATGAGCAGCAGCAGGCCGCCGAAGATACTGAGGCGGTACCAGCGGTCGATGGGGAATGAGACGGTGATGGGATTCGATCCGGCGGCGTAGTCGTCCGGGAGCAGCCAGCCTTGCTGCCAGCCGTTGACCACGACCGGATCGAGTTCTTTGCCGTCGGCGGTGCGCGCTTGCCAACCGACATTGGTACTGAGCGGCAGGACGAGGAGCTGTCCCGGTGTCGTCGTCGGCGCGGCGGGGTCGAAATCGGCGCGGTTCAGGCGAAGTCGGTCTACGAAGAATAGATCCGTCGGTGCGACCGTGACGTCCGCGCGCCCCGCAGCCACCGGGATCGTGTCGGTGGATTCGAGACCGCTGTCGGCCGCATCCGGTGTGCCAGCTGCACTCGGGCCATTACCGCCTGCGGTGTCGGCTGAACCGAGACGGGTATTCCCGGTGTCGGCCAACTCGGGAGGGAGTTCCGAATCCGCGCAAATGCGGGCGGGAACCGGTGCACCAGAACGCAATTCATCAGCAGTCGCGGTGACGGACGTATGCACGAAACGTCCACCGAGTGCAATCGTCGGCCCCTGCGCACACGGGACGGTGATCAGCCGATTCCCTGGGGCGGGCGCTGGGTAATCGGGACCGAGTACCGCTACCTCGGCGAGACCGGGCGGCTGCGTCTGGGCGAATCCGAGGGCGGTGCGGTCGAGTACCGGCTTCCAGGTCTGAATGCTCAGTTCGATGCGATCGGTCACGGTGGGCTGCAATGAGACTCGGGTCGACTCGCCCGGTTCGATCTCGCGAACCTGTGGGCCGTTGCCGAGATTTACGACTATCGAAAGAGGTGCGGCGGGCAGTTCGCCGAGCGACGGTGTCACGTCCAAACCTGTCACCAGCGCCGGTTCGGGCAATTCCAATGTGAGTGTCGGTTTGCCGCCCGCCAGATTCCGCACCGAATCCTCCGGCGCGGTCCAACTCGTGCGCGGATCCCCATCGGTGGCCGCGAAGGCGGAACCACGGAGGTCGCCGACGTCTGCCTTACCCCGGGCGACGGGATGCGTATGGTCGGTGAGCAGCGCCTCGAGCGCCGGACCCGGTCGAGTCCGCACGGTCAACTGCGGCGTCACACTCACCGGTTCCGGTACCGACAGCGTGCGTTCGAACGTGCCGGGTTCCTCGGGTGCCAGGGCGAGTCCCTTACTGCACCGCACCCGGTCCGGCGCATCGAAACACGCACTACGCCCGGGAAATTCCTGGCCGAGATCCCAGCCCCGCACCTGCGCGCCGGCCGAGGTGGGCGGCAGCACGGTCCGATGCCGAATATCGACCCGCACCGGCGCATTCCGGTTGGTGTAGTCGTCCAGAGTCAGCTCGCTGATTCCGAATTGCCCACCGCGCGTACCGTCCTCGGTGCGGATGGCGGTGATGGTGAGCCAGTCCGTCTTGCCCGCTGGCAGCGAAATCGATACCGGCATACCAGGTTCGGGAATCCGCGCGGACACACTCCCGTTCGCGGTCCGTACCTCGACCCACTTCACCGGATCGCCGATCGCGGCCGCGCTGGTGGTCAGCTGCAGCAGCCCGGAGCTGATCGGATGGTCGAGATCGAGCCGAAGCCATTGTCCCAGTGCGTGTTCGGCGCCATTGCTGATCCACGCGGTCGACGGATCACCATCGACAACCGCGGCCGTCGAACTGCCGGGCGCGGAGCCGCCCAACTGTGTGGCGTCGGCGGCGGAACTCGATGCGGTGACCGTCGCCCCCGACCATTCCCCGCGCACCAATTCCGCACCGGGTACGGGATAGTCGGGCACTAGATTGTGCGTGCGGCGCGCATCGTCGGGCGCGCGCAGCGCGGAATTGTGATTGTCCACCCGACCGAAGTCGGCCTCCCGGTCCATCGGCGTATCCGTCACCGTCAACGGCCCGATCGGCAATCCGGCCGCCGCCGCATCGGATGCGAGAAGTGTCGGCGCGGTTGCGGGATCACGACGCAATCGTTCGAGCACTTCTGGCCCGCCCTGAACCGTCCCAACCGAGGTCATGGGCACCGTGTAGGCACCGGGGAATGATGTCGGCGCGCCTGTGCCGCTGTGAATCTTTATCGGAGTGCCCGCAGGCGATGCCTCGACGCGATAGATCTCGACCGCCGGATACGCGGGGCGCAGATCACCATCGGCGACCAGACCATCGGGTCTGACAGTCTCGATCGGGTTGCCGAATTCGGCCACCCTGTGCAATCCCGGCGACCCGTTGATCGCCTGATGTGCCAACATCGGCCGGGTCGAACGTGACGTCTCCGGATCGAGATCGTTGCGCAACACCAGAATTCCGATGCCCTGCTCGGCCAGCGTCGCGGCGAGTCCGGTCGACGGCCTACCGTCGGCGATCAACCGCTGCACCGAATCCATGGCCCGGATGGTGCCCGGCGGGTTCAGCGGCACCGCATCCCGGATGGCCCACGGCGCACTCGCGAGTGCCTGCAGCGGTTCGTCGCGGGTGAGGCCCCACACCTGACTGCCGAAAGGGGCGCCGGGCACAACCAGCGCTCGGGTATCGGAGGCATTGTGGGACAACCACTCCGCCGTCTGCTTCCAGTACCCCGGCACCTCGTCATAAGCGCCGCGCGGTGCCAGCTTCCCGGTCCAAGCCAAGGAGGTGGACAGTGCGAGCGCGGTGAGGATCAAGGCGGCGACGGCGACCGACTTATCGCGCTCGGGATGGGCGAAAGCGCTGCGCCACACCGGCATCGGGACGGACGCCGGAAACGGCACCTTGCTCAACATATGAGCGAGACCGAGCACCAGCGGAATTCGGATCAGCGGTTCCAGCTTGTGCACATTGCGCAGCGGCGCACCCCCGGCATCCAGGAATACCCGCACCGAATCCGCGAACGGCCCGCTCAGTTCACCGACAAATCCGGCACAGATTCCGACCAGCCCGACCAGCAGGATAAGCGCGAGACGCCCGCGATACGGCATGGACCGCATCGCCAATCCGGCCATACCCGCCGCCGCGAGCAGTCCGGTGGCCAGCACCGCGGCGGGCTGGGTCACCAGCACCGCGCCCGCGATCCGCTCCGGCGAGACGAACGGCGTCCAACTGTCCGTGCCGCGCAGCACTTCACCCAGCGACGCCCATTGCGTGGTCACCCCCGAGGATTCGATGTAGTCCAGGAACGGCGGACTCACCTTGCCGAGCACCAGCAACGGCACCGCCCACCAGAATGTGGCGAGCACCAGCAGCGGTATCCAGGCCCGGGTGAACCGCCACCAGCGCCGGTTCGGCCGGTACGACGCCCACCACAGCAGCGCGGGCAGAAATGCGGCGACCGTCGCCACCGCATTGACCGCACCCATCAATGCCAAGGCCAGCGCACTACCGGCGGGCGACGCCGCGCCGCCGCGCCGGTTCCGATAGGCGGTGCCCAGCGCGGCGGGCGCGAGTAGCACCCACGGTGCGAGCACCATCGGCAGCGTCTCCGAGGAGATCGAACCGAGCGTGGTCAGCACCCGCGGTGACAGTGCGAATGCGGCCGCCGCCACGATCCGCGATCCGCGTGAGCCGATGCCGAGCGCTTCGCAGAGCCGCACGATGCCCCAGAATCCGGCGAGCAGCAGCAACGCCCACCAGATCCGCTGCGTCACCCAGGCAGGCAGACCGAGGACATGTCCGGCCGAGAAGAACGCGCCGTGCGGGAAGAAATACCCGTAGGCCTGGTTCTGCACCTGCCCCATCGGAGCCTGACTACTCCACAGGTGGGCGGCGCGTTCGAGGAAACCCAGCGGATT
Protein-coding sequences here:
- a CDS encoding acyltransferase; translation: MTATLPAPTTDAPARTRGFVPALEGMRGMAALGVLLTHVAFQTGAANTPVLGRIWGRFDMAVAVFFALSGFLLWRPHAAVARGLGTAPSVGHYFRHRAARILPAYWVVVAAVLILVPSAADTAGLRVWASNLALTQVFVPLTLTDGLTQMWSLSVEVAFYVVLPLLAFAAVRLRGDAARWRIPAILALAVVCLGWNFIPVPTPDAIHADNWLPGYLPWFAGGMLLAELVDNSDQLSPRLRLLANQPVMWSIALVAFLISATDLGGPAGLTRAEPWQYAAKMGFGTIIGFALLAPLVLRPPGARPHRWLESGVGAMIGRWSYGIFLWHLAVLSVVFPIFGILPFGGNFGKVLILTIAITLPIAAASYALIEEPARRFARDRDRAKAARSATADATVTEARDETIG
- a CDS encoding DinB family protein, producing MTDCAECGFEYHPALVPEVSALTRGHAAEYAALLAGGGRVLRQRTAPDVWSPLEYACHVRDVLLAQRERVLLARRVDTPALEPMGRDERVEHDGYNEQQPADVARQLDDAALLFANVLDRLTRADWDRSIIYNFPQRQERPLRWLALHTLHELRHHLLDIRRQLDS
- a CDS encoding alpha-(1->3)-arabinofuranosyltransferase yields the protein MSTADSTPPPASPTDSLGTSGAASAPLGRGWFVGTVVAAFLLTFLQAPGLTVADTKYDLTQNPLGFLERAAHLWSSQAPMGQVQNQAYGYFFPHGAFFSAGHVLGLPAWVTQRIWWALLLLAGFWGIVRLCEALGIGSRGSRIVAAAAFALSPRVLTTLGSISSETLPMVLAPWVLLAPAALGTAYRNRRGGAASPAGSALALALMGAVNAVATVAAFLPALLWWASYRPNRRWWRFTRAWIPLLVLATFWWAVPLLVLGKVSPPFLDYIESSGVTTQWASLGEVLRGTDSWTPFVSPERIAGAVLVTQPAAVLATGLLAAAGMAGLAMRSMPYRGRLALILLVGLVGICAGFVGELSGPFADSVRVFLDAGGAPLRNVHKLEPLIRIPLVLGLAHMLSKVPFPASVPMPVWRSAFAHPERDKSVAVAALILTALALSTSLAWTGKLAPRGAYDEVPGYWKQTAEWLSHNASDTRALVVPGAPFGSQVWGLTRDEPLQALASAPWAIRDAVPLNPPGTIRAMDSVQRLIADGRPSTGLAATLAEQGIGILVLRNDLDPETSRSTRPMLAHQAINGSPGLHRVAEFGNPIETVRPDGLVADGDLRPAYPAVEIYRVEASPAGTPIKIHSGTGAPTSFPGAYTVPMTSVGTVQGGPEVLERLRRDPATAPTLLASDAAAAGLPIGPLTVTDTPMDREADFGRVDNHNSALRAPDDARRTHNLVPDYPVPGAELVRGEWSGATVTASSSAADATQLGGSAPGSSTAAVVDGDPSTAWISNGAEHALGQWLRLDLDHPISSGLLQLTTSAAAIGDPVKWVEVRTANGSVSARIPEPGMPVSISLPAGKTDWLTITAIRTEDGTRGGQFGISELTLDDYTNRNAPVRVDIRHRTVLPPTSAGAQVRGWDLGQEFPGRSACFDAPDRVRCSKGLALAPEEPGTFERTLSVPEPVSVTPQLTVRTRPGPALEALLTDHTHPVARGKADVGDLRGSAFAATDGDPRTSWTAPEDSVRNLAGGKPTLTLELPEPALVTGLDVTPSLGELPAAPLSIVVNLGNGPQVREIEPGESTRVSLQPTVTDRIELSIQTWKPVLDRTALGFAQTQPPGLAEVAVLGPDYPAPAPGNRLITVPCAQGPTIALGGRFVHTSVTATADELRSGAPVPARICADSELPPELADTGNTRLGSADTAGGNGPSAAGTPDAADSGLESTDTIPVAAGRADVTVAPTDLFFVDRLRLNRADFDPAAPTTTPGQLLVLPLSTNVGWQARTADGKELDPVVVNGWQQGWLLPDDYAAGSNPITVSFPIDRWYRLSIFGGLLLLIPLILIAIPRKRRIPVKVGPEPNSPAGTDATRNPPGTRSRADSNVRAADQTGDGASPPTTWGNRILGAVGIAAVATVIAGPVGTVLTVVALAATRFSARMKPKVLTAVAGLGTATAAAALSTGPWRAAGGYMGGSLWVQIPALLAVIAVGIAALPVRRDHR